One window of the Lactobacillus sp. PV034 genome contains the following:
- a CDS encoding MalY/PatB family protein, which translates to MTKFDFETAPDRRNTDSIKWDVESGQLPMWIADMDFKTAPAIIEAMKKKIELQAFGYEWPRKDYFDAVKKWYKEEHQAVIESDWMIFSTGVIPALSSIVRRVSHIGDNVVVQEPVYNIFYNSIENNGRHVLSNNLIPRTDHYEIDWADLEAKLANPLTTLMIFCNPHNPIGQVWTKEEVQKIAELCHKHHVTLVSDEIHGDLVRYGEDYTPAFSVKGHAKDAVISLVSPSKTFNVAALHAATAIVPDKNLRQIVERGINSDEVAEPNLLAIPGTIAAYTKGHEWLKELKVQLNENFNYAIDTISEKLPDLKVESGPATYLMWINISKITEDSEEFTAFLKEKTGLIVSSGAIYRGDGNKFIRINLACPLPMVKDGLKQLERGVALYSKNN; encoded by the coding sequence ATGACAAAATTTGATTTTGAAACAGCACCAGATCGTAGAAATACTGATTCAATTAAATGGGACGTTGAATCGGGGCAATTGCCGATGTGGATTGCAGATATGGATTTTAAAACTGCACCAGCAATAATAGAAGCGATGAAAAAGAAAATAGAACTTCAAGCATTCGGTTATGAATGGCCTAGAAAAGATTACTTTGATGCGGTAAAGAAATGGTATAAAGAAGAACATCAAGCTGTCATTGAAAGTGATTGGATGATTTTTTCAACAGGTGTTATTCCTGCTTTATCATCAATTGTAAGACGAGTATCTCATATCGGTGATAATGTGGTAGTGCAAGAGCCAGTTTACAATATTTTCTATAATTCAATTGAAAATAATGGTCGTCACGTATTATCTAATAATTTAATTCCTAGAACAGATCATTATGAGATTGATTGGGCAGATTTAGAAGCAAAATTAGCAAATCCATTAACTACACTGATGATTTTCTGTAATCCACATAATCCGATTGGTCAAGTATGGACTAAAGAAGAAGTTCAAAAGATTGCGGAATTATGTCATAAGCATCATGTAACTCTAGTTTCAGATGAAATTCATGGTGACCTTGTTAGATATGGTGAAGATTATACTCCAGCGTTTTCTGTAAAGGGGCATGCTAAAGATGCTGTAATTTCTCTAGTTTCACCAAGTAAGACTTTTAATGTAGCAGCTTTACACGCAGCAACAGCAATTGTTCCGGACAAAAATTTACGTCAGATTGTAGAAAGAGGAATAAATTCAGATGAAGTTGCTGAACCTAACCTTCTCGCAATACCAGGAACGATTGCCGCATATACTAAGGGGCATGAATGGTTAAAGGAATTAAAGGTTCAATTAAACGAAAACTTTAATTATGCCATTGATACAATCTCTGAAAAATTACCAGATTTAAAAGTGGAAAGTGGTCCAGCTACATATTTGATGTGGATTAATATAAGTAAGATTACTGAAGATAGTGAAGAATTTACTGCTTTCTTAAAGGAAAAAACGGGATTAATTGTTTCTTCAGGAGCAATTTATCGTGGAGATGGAAATAAATTTATTCGAATTAACTTGGCCTGTCCTTTACCTATGGTGAAAGATGGCTTAAAGCAGTTAGAAAGGGGCGTTGCGTTATATTCTAAAAATAATTAG
- a CDS encoding LTA synthase family protein, producing the protein MKKRKFLQTRIGFFTLLILCFWLKYMFAAYFDFKLGISDPYQHFIIWLTPLGSGIILISLGLYIAKPIISYIAMLILDVLNTILLFSNIIYYRQFNDFLTFKTVENTSKVSQGLGKSTIALLHPSDIIIWLDIIIIILLLIFRVIKIDPRKFGFVRPFAVTSFGVFILTLNIMLAETSRPRLMRNTFDRSYVVKYLGIDTYSIYDMAKSAQTDQGKRNANADDINKILTFAQNNYAKPNAKYFGKAEGKNVIVLHLESFQQFLIGMKVNGQEVTPFLNSLYHSKDTLAFNNFYHQVGLGRTSDAENMMETGTYGISDGSLFTSLGSENTFQAAPQILRQTGYTSAVFHGNTGTFWNRNNVYKNLGYNYFFDAQYFSKNKDDSIGYGIKDKLLFAQSIKYLEQMQQPFYVKYLTVTNHIPFDMNQIDKDKNFTTTDTSNTTINNYFETAHYLDQSLKEFFDYLKKSGLEKNTMVILYGDHYGVGSSNSETNALAPLLGKDSASWNDYDQTQIQKVPFMIHMPGIKGGINSEIGGEIDALPTILHLLGIKTNNYIQFGTDLLSKQHKQTIVFRNGTIVTPKYIILGNKGIRGTIYDQKTGKKITNLTKKQKKEITSLTKYAKTSLHDSDLLNNRNLLRFYTPKGFIPDDPSQFDYKDNYLQMLKIANELGNNSTSLYSQHKGTTTDLYVTDAPESTKDEITNIPKNIGPNPNSSSSEDSSSEQSNK; encoded by the coding sequence GTGAAAAAAAGAAAATTTTTGCAAACAAGAATTGGCTTTTTTACGCTATTAATACTTTGTTTTTGGCTAAAGTATATGTTTGCGGCTTATTTTGACTTTAAATTAGGAATCTCTGATCCTTATCAACATTTTATAATCTGGCTTACTCCCCTTGGCAGTGGGATTATTTTAATCAGTTTAGGATTATACATTGCAAAACCTATAATTTCATACATAGCAATGTTAATTTTAGATGTTTTGAATACTATCTTACTGTTTTCAAACATCATTTATTATAGGCAGTTCAATGACTTTTTAACTTTTAAAACAGTAGAAAATACCAGCAAGGTATCACAAGGACTTGGTAAAAGTACAATCGCTCTACTTCATCCCTCTGATATCATTATTTGGCTTGATATCATCATTATTATTCTCTTGCTTATCTTTAGAGTAATAAAGATTGATCCTCGTAAGTTTGGCTTTGTCCGACCTTTTGCCGTAACTTCATTTGGTGTTTTTATCTTAACCCTTAATATTATGTTAGCTGAGACATCAAGACCACGTTTAATGCGTAATACATTTGATCGCTCATATGTAGTTAAATATCTTGGAATTGATACTTATTCCATCTATGATATGGCAAAAAGTGCCCAGACTGATCAAGGTAAACGCAATGCAAATGCTGATGATATTAACAAGATATTAACCTTTGCGCAAAATAATTATGCTAAACCAAATGCTAAATATTTTGGTAAAGCTGAAGGTAAAAATGTTATTGTTCTTCACCTTGAAAGTTTCCAACAATTCCTAATTGGAATGAAAGTAAATGGTCAAGAAGTTACGCCATTTTTAAATTCTCTTTATCACAGTAAAGACACTCTCGCTTTTAATAATTTTTACCACCAAGTTGGATTAGGTAGAACAAGTGATGCAGAAAACATGATGGAAACAGGTACCTATGGTATTTCTGATGGATCTCTCTTTACTTCTTTGGGCTCAGAAAATACATTTCAAGCAGCTCCACAAATTCTTCGTCAAACCGGCTATACTTCTGCCGTCTTTCATGGTAATACTGGAACATTTTGGAATCGAAATAATGTCTATAAAAATCTTGGCTATAATTATTTCTTTGATGCTCAGTATTTCTCTAAAAATAAAGATGATTCTATTGGATATGGAATTAAAGACAAATTGCTCTTTGCTCAAAGTATTAAATACCTTGAGCAAATGCAGCAACCCTTCTATGTCAAATACTTAACTGTCACAAATCATATTCCTTTTGATATGAATCAAATAGATAAAGATAAAAACTTTACCACTACCGACACTTCTAATACCACTATTAATAATTACTTTGAAACCGCCCACTATTTAGATCAATCACTTAAAGAATTCTTTGATTATCTCAAAAAGAGCGGTCTTGAAAAAAACACTATGGTGATTCTATATGGAGATCACTACGGAGTAGGAAGTTCAAATAGTGAAACTAATGCTTTAGCACCTTTACTTGGGAAAGATAGTGCTAGTTGGAATGATTATGATCAGACGCAGATTCAGAAAGTGCCTTTTATGATTCATATGCCTGGAATCAAGGGAGGTATTAATTCTGAAATCGGTGGAGAAATTGATGCCCTTCCTACTATTCTTCATCTATTAGGTATTAAGACTAATAATTATATCCAGTTTGGTACTGACTTGCTTTCAAAACAACACAAGCAAACTATTGTATTCCGCAATGGAACAATTGTTACACCAAAATATATTATCCTTGGTAACAAGGGAATACGTGGTACAATTTATGATCAAAAAACTGGTAAGAAGATTACAAACCTAACTAAGAAACAAAAGAAGGAAATCACTAGCCTAACTAAATATGCAAAAACTTCTTTACATGATTCTGATCTTTTAAATAACCGCAATTTACTACGTTTCTACACTCCAAAAGGATTTATTCCTGATGATCCTAGTCAATTTGACTACAAAGATAATTATCTTCAAATGTTAAAAATTGCTAATGAATTAGGAAATAATTCTACTTCTCTTTATTCTCAACATAAAGGAACAACCACTGATTTATATGTCACTGATGCACCTGAAAGTACAAAAGATGAAATTACCAATATCCCTAAGAATATTGGGCCAAATCCTAATAGTTCTAGTTCAGAAGATAGTTCTTCTGAGCAATCAAATAAGTAG
- a CDS encoding VanZ family protein, with the protein MLFLQPLYNILTNSPAGKINHFALLKLIFYSLDKTIFYFLIFAFLRLCWLIFVRHRRSLKSEACVWIFAFYLILLLMLTTFRDTYFPWQWSLNFHRPLNEINLVFMKETWKLTKGASLLDFFYNSFGNILWFMPFGLLFPIVAQRKRCFKLTVFLGFLLSFTIESFQFILMTGVSDIDDIFFNVCGAILGYGLYYLIIKFHPRIIN; encoded by the coding sequence ATGCTATTTTTACAGCCACTTTATAATATTTTAACTAATTCTCCCGCTGGGAAAATAAACCATTTTGCATTATTAAAGTTGATTTTTTATAGCTTGGATAAAACCATCTTTTATTTCTTAATTTTTGCATTTCTGAGATTATGTTGGTTAATTTTTGTGCGACACCGTCGGTCTTTAAAATCAGAAGCATGTGTATGGATTTTTGCATTCTATTTAATATTATTATTAATGTTAACAACTTTTAGAGATACATATTTTCCCTGGCAGTGGTCGTTGAATTTCCATAGACCTTTGAATGAAATTAATTTAGTATTTATGAAAGAAACCTGGAAGCTTACTAAAGGAGCTAGTTTATTGGATTTCTTTTACAATTCTTTTGGCAATATTTTATGGTTTATGCCCTTTGGATTATTATTTCCAATTGTTGCTCAAAGAAAAAGGTGTTTTAAACTAACCGTCTTCTTAGGATTTTTATTGTCATTTACCATTGAAAGCTTTCAATTTATCTTGATGACAGGAGTTAGTGATATCGATGATATCTTCTTTAATGTGTGCGGTGCAATTCTAGGATATGGGTTATATTATTTAATCATAAAGTTTCATCCAAGAATAATTAATTAA
- a CDS encoding SdpI family protein: MIYLACGGIMFAIGVTWLFVPAKRPNRMYGYLSYLAVTNKESFKLAQKWGRNYFILFGVIQMILGYVIYRLNWDKYFIIWLLTFYLFIIAPLMIVETKLQHYLRQNKQLPHDYVKLDEIKKKRVKGFRNK; this comes from the coding sequence ATGATTTATCTAGCTTGTGGAGGAATTATGTTCGCAATTGGAGTCACTTGGCTTTTTGTTCCAGCTAAAAGGCCAAATAGAATGTATGGCTATCTTTCATATTTGGCAGTGACTAATAAAGAAAGTTTTAAATTGGCTCAGAAATGGGGCAGAAACTACTTCATTTTGTTTGGAGTTATTCAAATGATTTTAGGTTACGTAATTTATCGCCTAAACTGGGATAAGTATTTTATCATTTGGTTATTAACCTTCTATCTTTTTATAATTGCGCCATTGATGATAGTAGAAACAAAGTTACAACATTATTTAAGACAAAATAAACAGTTGCCTCATGATTATGTAAAATTAGATGAAATAAAGAAAAAAAGAGTAAAAGGATTTAGAAACAAATAA
- a CDS encoding glucose-6-phosphate isomerase yields the protein MTKVVHFDASKLKPFVHENELKEMQPMVTAADKELREGSGAGADFLGWVNLPVDYNKEEFDRIKKAAKKIQSDSEVLVGIGIGGSYLGAQASIEFLNSAFYGREKEKYPTVVFCGNSISGSYLYDLLEWLGDKDFSINIISKSGTTTEPSIAFRVLKEKLIKKYGKEEANKRIYATTDRAKGALKTEADAEGYEEFVVPDDIGGRFSVLSAVGLLPIAVAGGDIDEMMKGAADARAAYQDPDVLGDNPYKYAALRNILYRKGYTTEILENYEPTLRMFGEWWKQLMGESEGKDQKGIYPSSANFTTDLHSLGQYIQEGRRNLMETVIRVEHPKHDVTIPDDKENLDQLNFLSGKTMNYVNDRAYEGVVLAHTDGGVPVMTVDIEDQSAHTLGYLIYWFELAVGISGYLNGINPFNQPGVESYKRNMFGLLNKPGYEDLHDDLTKRL from the coding sequence ATGACAAAAGTCGTTCATTTTGACGCTAGTAAATTAAAGCCTTTTGTTCATGAAAATGAATTAAAGGAAATGCAACCAATGGTAACTGCTGCTGATAAGGAATTACGTGAAGGTAGTGGTGCTGGTGCAGATTTCTTAGGTTGGGTTAACTTACCAGTTGATTACAATAAAGAAGAATTTGATCGTATTAAAAAAGCTGCTAAGAAGATTCAAAGTGATTCTGAAGTTTTAGTTGGTATCGGAATTGGCGGTTCATACCTTGGTGCTCAAGCTTCAATTGAGTTCTTAAACAGTGCTTTTTATGGTAGAGAAAAAGAAAAATACCCAACTGTAGTATTTTGTGGTAACTCAATTTCAGGTTCTTACCTTTATGACTTACTTGAATGGTTAGGCGATAAGGACTTTAGTATTAATATTATTTCTAAATCAGGTACTACTACTGAACCTTCAATTGCTTTCCGTGTCTTGAAAGAAAAATTAATCAAGAAGTATGGTAAGGAAGAAGCTAATAAGAGAATTTATGCTACTACTGACCGTGCTAAAGGTGCTTTAAAGACTGAAGCGGACGCTGAAGGTTACGAAGAATTTGTTGTTCCTGATGATATTGGTGGTCGTTTCTCAGTTCTTTCAGCTGTTGGTTTGCTTCCAATTGCAGTAGCTGGTGGAGATATTGATGAAATGATGAAAGGTGCTGCAGATGCACGTGCTGCTTACCAAGATCCTGATGTACTTGGTGATAACCCATACAAGTATGCAGCTCTTAGAAATATTCTTTACCGTAAGGGTTACACTACTGAAATCCTTGAAAACTATGAACCAACTTTAAGAATGTTTGGTGAATGGTGGAAGCAATTAATGGGTGAATCAGAAGGTAAAGATCAAAAGGGAATTTACCCATCAAGTGCTAACTTTACTACTGATCTTCATTCATTAGGTCAATACATCCAAGAAGGTCGTCGTAACTTAATGGAAACTGTAATTCGTGTTGAACATCCAAAACACGATGTAACCATTCCTGATGATAAGGAAAACTTAGATCAATTGAACTTCTTATCAGGTAAGACTATGAACTATGTAAATGACCGTGCTTACGAAGGTGTGGTTTTAGCTCATACTGATGGTGGCGTACCGGTTATGACTGTGGATATTGAAGATCAATCAGCTCATACTTTAGGTTACTTAATTTACTGGTTCGAATTGGCAGTTGGTATTTCAGGTTACTTAAATGGTATTAATCCATTCAACCAACCAGGTGTTGAAAGTTACAAGAGAAATATGTTTGGTCTTTTGAACAAACCTGGTTATGAAGATTTACATGACGATTTAACTAAGCGTCTTTAA
- a CDS encoding sensor histidine kinase, whose product MKLFYQLMLGFLLIIFSSLTIIGYSSTNYYTEQAYIQSYDRLEGYADSLEQLVLSQKNPAEDELDAAFLDKLQIVMQGEDTTLRIFNRDNHLVYPHSPMQWKLPKDYFNKLKKGKTIRIKNDHQNAQLAFSDHEAYTSVLVPWFDKGKLIGVIWIGSRVQNVEEVIIHERRNLLTALLITAIIAIVLSFIISYFISLRLRRLSQATKKIAQGNFNVHLSNHDIDELDDLAQDFNSMAYSLKRANDEVQAQEKRRDEFMADVSHEMRTPLTTINGLIEGLKYNAIPADSVPQSLDLMQSETKRLIRLVNENLDYEKIRNNQIKLYKTEFNAYPTLRNLLTQMNQKAKDKHDKLKLVSPKKLPIYADKDRFTQILVNLVQNALQFTENGKIIISAKRIEHGTQIEVQDTGIGMDEKQKKYIFERFYKADPSRAKLGSGESGLGLSIVMSLIKQHGGEIAVESTLGEGATFIVTLYDKGYEKNKEK is encoded by the coding sequence TTGAAGCTTTTTTATCAATTAATGCTCGGGTTCTTATTGATTATTTTTTCTAGTTTGACTATTATTGGATATTCTTCCACTAATTACTATACAGAGCAAGCTTATATCCAAAGCTATGATCGATTAGAAGGATATGCTGATTCATTAGAACAACTGGTCCTCTCCCAAAAAAATCCTGCTGAGGATGAATTAGATGCGGCTTTTTTGGATAAACTACAGATAGTTATGCAGGGTGAAGATACTACTTTAAGAATTTTTAATCGTGATAATCATTTAGTTTATCCTCATTCTCCAATGCAATGGAAATTACCTAAAGATTATTTCAATAAATTAAAAAAGGGAAAAACTATTAGGATAAAAAATGATCACCAAAATGCTCAGCTAGCTTTTTCAGATCATGAAGCATATACAAGTGTTTTAGTTCCATGGTTTGATAAAGGAAAGCTAATAGGAGTTATTTGGATTGGTTCTCGTGTTCAAAACGTTGAAGAGGTAATTATTCACGAAAGACGTAATTTATTAACAGCCTTATTAATTACAGCAATAATTGCAATTGTACTAAGTTTTATAATTTCTTACTTTATTTCTTTGCGTCTTCGTCGCTTATCTCAAGCAACTAAGAAAATTGCTCAGGGTAATTTTAATGTTCATCTTTCTAATCATGACATAGATGAACTAGATGACTTAGCACAAGACTTTAACTCAATGGCGTACTCTCTAAAAAGGGCTAATGATGAAGTGCAAGCTCAAGAAAAAAGAAGAGACGAATTTATGGCAGATGTATCGCATGAGATGAGAACTCCATTAACTACAATTAATGGACTGATCGAGGGATTAAAATATAATGCTATTCCTGCAGATTCAGTTCCTCAGTCTTTAGATTTAATGCAAAGTGAGACTAAGAGATTAATAAGACTTGTAAATGAAAACTTAGATTATGAAAAAATTCGTAATAATCAAATTAAGTTATATAAAACTGAATTTAATGCCTATCCTACCTTGCGTAATCTTTTAACTCAAATGAATCAGAAGGCAAAAGATAAACATGATAAATTAAAATTAGTTTCTCCTAAGAAATTACCAATATATGCTGATAAGGATCGTTTTACTCAAATATTGGTTAACTTAGTTCAGAATGCCTTACAATTTACTGAGAATGGAAAAATTATTATTTCTGCTAAAAGAATTGAACATGGAACTCAGATTGAAGTTCAAGATACAGGTATTGGCATGGATGAAAAACAAAAGAAATATATCTTTGAAAGATTTTATAAAGCAGATCCTTCTCGGGCAAAATTGGGTTCTGGAGAGTCGGGGTTAGGCTTGTCGATTGTTATGTCGCTAATTAAACAACACGGTGGAGAAATAGCAGTTGAATCGACGCTTGGAGAAGGAGCTACTTTTATTGTTACTTTGTATGATAAAGGATATGAAAAGAATAAAGAAAAGTAG
- a CDS encoding response regulator transcription factor: MKILMVEDDNSVAEMMKLFFAKENWEVDIANDGQEAVEMFMANQDKYDIITLDLNLPKKDGMQVAKEIREISKDIPIIMLTARDSESDQILGLGIGADEYVTKPFSPLALIARIKALYRRVHIDDSEDGEDTDKGFDVVTKHLKISKDRREVLFENKPVTDLTPKEFDLLLTMAKSPKQVFSREKLLELVWGYEYFGEERTVDAHIKKLRQKLEAAGPQVIQTVWGVGYKFDDTEV, from the coding sequence ATGAAAATTTTAATGGTTGAGGATGACAATTCTGTTGCAGAAATGATGAAATTATTTTTTGCAAAAGAAAATTGGGAAGTTGATATCGCTAACGATGGCCAAGAAGCAGTTGAAATGTTTATGGCTAATCAAGATAAATACGACATTATTACCTTAGACTTAAACTTGCCTAAAAAAGATGGGATGCAAGTTGCAAAAGAAATTAGAGAAATATCTAAAGATATCCCTATTATTATGTTAACGGCAAGAGACTCAGAATCTGATCAGATTCTGGGTTTAGGCATTGGAGCAGATGAGTATGTTACTAAGCCTTTCAGTCCTTTAGCTTTAATTGCGCGAATTAAGGCTCTTTATCGCCGGGTTCATATTGATGATAGTGAAGACGGTGAAGATACAGATAAAGGATTTGATGTAGTTACAAAACACTTAAAAATTTCAAAAGATCGCCGTGAAGTATTATTTGAGAATAAGCCTGTCACTGACCTGACTCCTAAAGAGTTTGATTTACTTTTGACGATGGCTAAGAGTCCAAAACAAGTATTCTCAAGAGAAAAATTATTAGAGTTAGTATGGGGTTATGAATACTTTGGTGAAGAAAGAACTGTTGATGCGCATATTAAGAAGTTACGTCAAAAATTAGAGGCAGCCGGTCCGCAGGTTATCCAAACCGTATGGGGAGTTGGATATAAGTTTGATGATACCGAGGTATAA
- a CDS encoding type I phosphomannose isomerase catalytic subunit: protein MEPLFLTPYFRPKIWGGRKLNTELHYDIPEGKVGEAWVISGYKNDASTVNQGPYKGQTLREVYLSHPELFGNPNAKEFPLLVKFLDANDNLSVQVHPDDEYAHIHENDSGKTESWYVLHAEPGAKLIYGHNAKSKEELESMIKEEKWQDLFRYVPVKTGDFLYVPAGTVHALTKGIMVIETQQSSDVTYRLYDWDRVDKKTGKKRDLHLKQSLDTIVVPHSDPKLDVEHEKVPGAEITTLAQPPLSPHFYLWQIDVNGEFKWGLNNHPYLLVSVIKGEGEFTYQGKSYPIRLGTNFIIPNGMKKFSFSGKNLRLVISAPGEN from the coding sequence ATGGAACCATTATTCTTAACTCCTTATTTTCGACCAAAAATTTGGGGTGGAAGAAAATTAAATACTGAATTACATTATGATATTCCTGAAGGAAAAGTGGGAGAAGCCTGGGTAATTTCTGGGTATAAAAATGATGCTTCGACTGTTAATCAAGGACCATACAAGGGTCAAACATTACGTGAAGTATATCTTTCACATCCTGAATTGTTTGGAAATCCTAATGCAAAAGAATTTCCTTTACTGGTTAAGTTTTTAGATGCCAACGATAATTTGTCAGTACAAGTTCACCCAGATGATGAATATGCTCATATCCATGAAAATGATTCTGGTAAAACGGAAAGTTGGTATGTACTTCATGCCGAACCAGGGGCAAAGCTTATTTATGGCCATAATGCCAAAAGTAAAGAGGAGTTAGAGTCCATGATTAAAGAGGAAAAATGGCAAGACCTCTTTCGTTATGTCCCTGTAAAAACAGGGGATTTCTTATATGTTCCTGCTGGTACTGTCCATGCACTAACAAAAGGAATTATGGTAATTGAAACTCAACAATCTAGTGATGTAACTTATCGACTTTATGATTGGGATCGTGTAGATAAGAAAACTGGTAAAAAAAGAGACCTGCATCTTAAGCAATCTCTTGATACAATAGTAGTACCACATAGTGATCCTAAACTAGATGTTGAGCATGAAAAAGTTCCTGGTGCAGAAATTACCACTTTAGCACAGCCACCCTTATCTCCGCATTTTTATTTATGGCAAATAGATGTTAACGGAGAATTTAAGTGGGGTCTTAACAATCATCCATATTTACTAGTTTCAGTAATTAAGGGTGAAGGAGAATTTACTTATCAAGGAAAGAGCTATCCAATTAGATTAGGAACTAATTTTATTATTCCAAACGGGATGAAAAAATTTAGTTTTTCTGGTAAGAATTTACGTTTAGTTATTTCTGCACCTGGAGAAAATTAA
- a CDS encoding IS110 family transposase, which produces MQITFGIDVSKSTSTICELIGESKNEFTITNDRPGFIKLLHELAAFTKQPEIIFEATGVYSRRLQAFLEDYGYEYVVLNPLKAKKEMDLGLRHNKTDKTDAYHLALIQRLYHHPVSQNQSQSYKQLNALSRFYDQLTDDLVTAKNRLHQALQSTFPEIENLFSTAKGNNYWQIVAHYPHCDLVRQENKNQIINWLMNLKGIAFKHAQKTADKLIELAYQAYPVVSETSIEVQQVQYYTQRLLNLSKQREQLITRMVKLAKTLPNHDLENLESIPGFAQTTAVRVLAELGDVRRFSNPNKINAFIGIDPGRYQSGEMDSNLSITKHGNAIARKLLYRAIGQIDNAAKTNPCHIADYYESKKLSSQTKGFKKIAIASIHKLIRTIYALIINDQLYDYNVATHNQKRL; this is translated from the coding sequence ATGCAAATTACTTTTGGAATTGATGTAAGTAAGTCTACTTCTACTATTTGTGAGCTAATTGGTGAAAGTAAAAATGAATTTACCATTACTAACGACCGTCCTGGTTTTATTAAATTACTGCACGAATTAGCTGCTTTTACTAAACAGCCAGAAATTATTTTTGAAGCTACTGGTGTTTATTCACGCAGACTACAAGCTTTTCTAGAAGATTACGGTTATGAATATGTTGTGCTTAATCCTCTTAAAGCAAAAAAAGAAATGGATTTGGGACTACGTCATAATAAGACTGATAAAACTGATGCTTATCATTTAGCCTTAATTCAAAGACTTTATCATCATCCAGTTAGTCAAAATCAGTCTCAGTCTTATAAGCAACTCAATGCTTTGAGTCGTTTCTATGACCAGCTAACAGATGATTTAGTCACAGCTAAAAATAGACTTCACCAGGCTTTACAATCAACTTTTCCCGAAATTGAAAATCTATTTTCTACTGCTAAAGGTAATAATTACTGGCAAATAGTTGCTCATTACCCTCATTGCGATTTAGTAAGACAAGAGAACAAAAATCAAATTATTAATTGGCTAATGAATTTAAAAGGTATTGCATTTAAACATGCTCAAAAAACTGCTGATAAACTTATTGAATTAGCTTATCAAGCTTATCCAGTTGTCTCCGAGACTAGTATAGAAGTTCAACAAGTACAATATTATACCCAAAGACTACTTAATCTAAGTAAGCAAAGAGAACAATTAATTACAAGAATGGTTAAACTCGCTAAGACTTTACCTAATCATGATTTAGAAAATCTAGAAAGTATTCCAGGTTTTGCCCAAACTACTGCAGTTAGAGTTTTAGCAGAATTGGGAGATGTACGCAGATTTAGCAATCCCAATAAAATTAATGCTTTTATTGGCATAGATCCAGGTAGATATCAGTCAGGTGAAATGGATTCTAATTTAAGTATTACTAAGCATGGTAATGCAATAGCACGTAAATTGCTTTATCGTGCTATTGGTCAAATTGATAATGCGGCTAAGACTAATCCGTGTCACATAGCAGATTATTATGAAAGCAAAAAGCTATCTTCTCAAACCAAAGGGTTTAAAAAGATAGCTATTGCTTCAATACATAAACTAATCAGAACAATTTATGCCCTGATTATTAATGATCAACTATATGATTACAACGTAGCCACACATAACCAAAAAAGACTTTAG